A genomic region of Oryza glaberrima chromosome 1, OglaRS2, whole genome shotgun sequence contains the following coding sequences:
- the LOC127760742 gene encoding aspartic proteinase nepenthesin-1-like: protein MDTKLGALALMLPLLLLLSATRVAYGGIQPTPPPESFQAALVRIEPAGINYTRAVQRSRSRLSMLAARAVSNAGAAPGESAQTPLKKGSGDYAMSFGIGTPATGLSGEADTGSDLIWTKCGACARCSPRGSPSYYPTSSSSAAFVACGDRTCGELPRPLCSNVAGGGSGSGNCSYHYAYGNARDTHHYTEGILMTETFTFGDDAAAFPGIAFGCTLRSEGGFGTGSGLVGLGRGKLSLVTQLNVEAFGYRLSSDLSAPSPISFGSLADVTGGNGDSFMSTPLLTNPVVQDLPFYYVGLTGISVGGKLVQIPSGTFSFDRSTGAGGVIFDSGTTLTMLPDPAYTLVRDELLSQMGFQKPPPAANDDDLICFTGGSSTTTFPSMVLHFDGGADMDLSTENYLPQMQGQNGETARCWSVVKSSQALTIIGNIMQMDFHVVFDLSGNARMLFQPPTA from the coding sequence ATGGATACCAAATTGGGAGCGCTTGCTCTCATGCTCCCGCTTCTACTGCTGCTTTCCGCTACTCGCGTAGCCTACGGCGGCATCCAACCCACGCCGCCTCCCGAGAGCTTCCAAGCCGCCTTGGTCCGCATCGAGCCCGCAGGCATCAACTACACGCGCGCCGTGCagcgctcccgctcccgcctgTCCATGCTCGCCGCCAGAGCGGTGTCCAacgcgggggcggcgccgggggaGAGCGCGCAGACGCCGCTGAAGAAGGGGAGCGGCGACTACGCCATGTCGTTCGGCATCggcacgccggcgacggggcTGTCGGGCGAGGCGGACACCGGGAGCGACCTCATCTGGACCAAGTGCGGCGCCTGCGCGCGGTGCTCGCCGCGGGGCTCCCCGTCCTACTACCCCAccagctccagctccgccgCGTTCGTCGCGTGCGGCGACCGCACGTGCGGGGAGCTGCCCCGACCACTGTGCAGcaacgtcgccggcggcggcagcggcagcggcaactGCTCCTACCACTACGCCTACGGCAACGCCAGGGACACGCACCACTACACGGAGGGCATCCTCATGACGGAGACCTTCaccttcggcgacgacgccgcggcgttCCCGGGCATCGCGTTCGGGTGCACGCTCCGCTCCGAGGGCGGTTTCGGGACGGGCTCAGGCCTCGTCGGGCTCGGTCGAGGGAAGCTGTCCTTGGTCACGCAGCTCAACGTGGAGGCCTTCGGCTACCGCCTCTCGTCCGACCTGTCCGCGCCCAGCCCCATCTCGTTCGGCTCCCTCGCCGACGTGACCGGTGGCAACGGCGACAGTTTCATGTCCACTCCGCTACTCACAAACCCGGTGGTTCAGGACCTTCCGTTCTActacgtcggtctgaccggcatctCGGTCGGCGGGAAGCTCGTGCAGATACCTTCGGGGACCTTCTCCTTCGACCGGAGCACCGGGGCGGGCGGCGTCATCTTCGACTCCGGTACCACGCTTACGATGCTCCCGGACCCCGCGTACACGCTGGTGAGGGACGAGCTGCTGTCACAGATGGGCTTTCAGAAGCCACCACCGGCAGCGAACGACGACGACCTGATCTGTTTCACCGGGgggtcgtcgacgacgacgttcCCGTCCATGGTGCTGCacttcgacggcggcgccgacatggaCCTGTCCACCGAGAATTACTTGCCGCAAATGCAAGGCCAGAACGGGGAGACAGCCCGGTGCTGGTCCGTGGTGAAATCATCGCAAGCCTTGACGATCATCGGCAATATCATGCAGATGGACTTCCACGTCGTGTTTGATCTGTCCGGCAACGCGCGGATGCTGTTCCAACCGCCCACCGCCTGA